The following proteins are encoded in a genomic region of Streptomyces lunaelactis:
- a CDS encoding ABC transporter permease: protein MTRLAALDRVPPRITWQKLVTLPAFVAVVLGATALYLRTTELDSIARNALADGAVRTALLQQTELVAISTFFVLIIAIPLGIALTRGVLRRAAPLFVAVANIGQATPALGLLALLVIWLGIGQRAALVGIVAFAVLPVLSNTVAGLRATDPALVEAARGIGMSPLLVLFRVELPLAVPLILAGVRTALVLNVGTATLATFGGGGGLGDLISSGITNQRMPVLVLGSVLTVAMALIVDWLGMLVELLLRPRGLEVD, encoded by the coding sequence GTGACCCGGCTCGCCGCACTGGACCGGGTCCCGCCCCGTATCACCTGGCAGAAGCTGGTGACGCTGCCGGCCTTCGTCGCGGTCGTCCTCGGCGCCACCGCGCTGTATCTCCGCACCACCGAGCTGGACTCGATCGCCAGGAACGCCCTCGCAGACGGCGCCGTGCGCACCGCACTCCTCCAGCAGACCGAACTCGTCGCGATCTCCACCTTCTTCGTGCTCATCATCGCGATCCCGCTGGGCATCGCGCTGACGCGCGGGGTCCTGCGCCGGGCCGCACCGCTGTTCGTCGCGGTGGCCAACATCGGCCAGGCGACCCCGGCCCTGGGCCTGCTGGCGCTCCTGGTGATCTGGCTCGGCATCGGCCAACGAGCCGCCTTGGTCGGCATCGTGGCATTCGCGGTGCTGCCGGTGCTGAGCAACACCGTGGCCGGCCTGAGGGCCACCGACCCGGCACTCGTGGAGGCGGCGCGCGGCATCGGGATGTCGCCGCTGCTGGTGCTGTTCCGGGTCGAACTGCCCCTGGCCGTACCGCTGATCCTGGCGGGCGTACGGACCGCGCTCGTGCTGAACGTCGGCACCGCGACGCTGGCCACCTTCGGCGGCGGAGGAGGACTCGGGGACCTGATCTCCTCCGGCATCACCAACCAGCGCATGCCGGTGCTGGTGCTCGGCTCCGTACTGACGGTCGCCATGGCGCTGATCGTGGACTGGCTGGGGATGCTCGTCGAGTTGCTGCTGCGCCCGCGCGGCCTGGAGGTGGACTGA
- a CDS encoding betaine/proline/choline family ABC transporter ATP-binding protein (Members of the family are the ATP-binding subunit of ABC transporters for substrates such as betaine, L-proline or other amino acids, choline, carnitine, etc. The substrate specificity is best determined from the substrate-binding subunit, rather than this subunit, as it interacts with the permease subunit and not with substrate directly.), with protein MADSAEIVEPTSPTSGAAGPGGSARSAEPDRPAAAGASIRLDNLTKRYPDSQAPAVEDVTLDVAAGETVILVGPSGCGKSTTLKMINRLIEPTSGRITIGGEDVTGINPVALRRTIGYAIQATGLFPHMTVAENIALVPKMAGWPRAKVRDRVEEMLELVGLDPGEFRGRYPRRLSGGQQQRVGVARALAADPPVLLMDEPFGAVDPITRERLQDQLIRLQRELRKTIVFVTHDFDEAIKVGDRIAVLRDRSQIAQFDTPEAILASPADDFVAGFVGAGAGVKRLHLKRVREVKLADVPTATVDDPLETALHLLDAGSASADHLLLLDRERRPHSWLRREDLTRARSAEPAGEPLPLSAGTPVRSRIGVDMTLRDALEALLADGAGRVAVTGQDGAYAGVVDMSTLLNAMHGAPGERGAEEARPTGRGEPA; from the coding sequence GTGGCTGACTCTGCCGAAATCGTCGAACCGACCTCCCCGACGTCCGGCGCCGCAGGCCCCGGCGGATCCGCCCGATCCGCCGAGCCCGACCGGCCGGCCGCCGCCGGCGCGAGTATCCGGCTGGACAACCTCACCAAGCGCTATCCGGACAGCCAGGCCCCGGCCGTGGAGGACGTGACCCTGGACGTCGCGGCCGGCGAAACCGTGATCCTCGTGGGGCCCTCGGGCTGCGGCAAGAGCACCACCCTCAAGATGATCAACCGGCTGATCGAGCCCACCTCGGGGCGGATCACCATCGGCGGCGAGGACGTCACCGGGATCAACCCCGTGGCGCTCCGCCGCACCATCGGCTACGCCATCCAGGCCACGGGCCTCTTCCCGCACATGACCGTCGCCGAGAACATCGCGCTCGTACCGAAGATGGCCGGCTGGCCCCGCGCGAAGGTGCGGGACCGGGTCGAGGAGATGCTCGAACTGGTCGGGCTGGATCCCGGGGAGTTCCGCGGCCGCTATCCGCGCCGGCTCTCCGGCGGCCAGCAGCAGCGGGTCGGGGTGGCGCGGGCGCTGGCGGCCGACCCACCCGTGCTGCTGATGGACGAGCCGTTCGGGGCCGTCGACCCCATCACCCGCGAGCGCCTGCAGGACCAACTCATCAGGTTGCAGCGCGAGTTACGCAAGACGATCGTCTTCGTCACGCACGACTTCGACGAGGCCATCAAGGTCGGCGACCGGATCGCGGTGCTGCGCGACCGGTCGCAGATCGCCCAGTTCGACACTCCGGAAGCGATCCTGGCCAGTCCGGCGGACGACTTCGTCGCCGGTTTCGTGGGCGCGGGAGCCGGGGTGAAGCGGCTGCACCTCAAGCGCGTACGGGAGGTGAAGCTCGCCGACGTCCCGACCGCCACCGTCGACGACCCGCTCGAGACCGCCCTGCACCTGCTGGACGCGGGCTCCGCCTCCGCCGACCACCTGCTGCTACTGGACCGGGAGCGGCGCCCGCACTCCTGGCTGCGACGCGAGGACCTGACGCGCGCCCGGAGTGCGGAACCCGCCGGAGAGCCGCTGCCGTTGTCGGCGGGCACCCCCGTACGGAGCCGGATCGGGGTGGACATGACGCTGCGGGACGCGCTGGAGGCGCTGCTGGCCGACGGTGCGGGCCGCGTCGCGGTCACGGGACAGGACGGCGCGTACGCCGGCGTGGTGGACATGTCGACACTACTGAACGCGATGCACGGGGCGCCGGGCGAGCGGGGAGCCGAGGAGGCTCGGCCGACCGGCCGGGGTGAGCCCGCGTGA
- a CDS encoding ABC transporter permease — MSFWEYLGTRYQQLLVDAYQHASAVFQCMVVATVLGVLIGVLTYRTEWAGNLAITTTASILTVPSLALLGLLVPVVGLGVAPTVIALTLYGLLPVVRNAVVGLRGVDPALVEAAKGMGMSRFAQLLRVELPLAWPPILTGVRVSTQMLMGIAAIAAFASGPGLGNQIFRGISSLGSANALNEVLSGTLGIVVLALLFDAGYVLIGRLTISRGIRG; from the coding sequence GTGAGCTTCTGGGAGTACCTGGGCACCCGCTACCAGCAGCTGCTGGTGGACGCCTATCAGCACGCCAGCGCCGTCTTCCAGTGCATGGTCGTCGCCACGGTGCTCGGGGTCTTGATCGGCGTCCTCACCTACCGCACCGAGTGGGCGGGAAACCTCGCGATCACCACGACCGCAAGCATCCTCACCGTCCCCTCCCTGGCTCTCCTCGGCCTGCTCGTCCCGGTCGTCGGCCTCGGCGTCGCGCCGACCGTCATCGCGCTGACGCTGTACGGACTGCTGCCCGTGGTCCGTAACGCGGTCGTCGGGTTGCGCGGAGTCGACCCGGCCCTCGTCGAGGCCGCCAAGGGCATGGGGATGTCACGGTTCGCCCAGCTGCTCAGGGTCGAACTGCCCCTCGCCTGGCCGCCGATCCTCACCGGTGTCCGGGTGTCGACCCAGATGCTGATGGGCATCGCGGCGATCGCGGCCTTCGCCTCGGGGCCCGGGCTCGGCAACCAGATCTTCCGCGGGATCTCCAGCCTGGGCAGTGCGAACGCGCTCAACGAAGTACTGTCGGGGACGCTCGGAATCGTCGTCCTGGCCCTGCTGTTCGACGCCGGGTACGTGCTGATCGGACGGCTCACCATCTCACGGGGGATCCGTGGCTGA
- a CDS encoding VOC family protein codes for MAVESVVVRQRVEDLDAAVPFYEKLTGSTASRFAFAGVTLASVGPFLLFSGPDEAAQRVAGVAATLAVADLDAAVKEAVEGGAEVVVPTSPTPNGHRVVQRHPPRQGLRVRRSLNLQPGASPTGIAWGMSLRTAVVEPASPRRLSCRWVHRMPRVPRSRTWSGPRNVTRPP; via the coding sequence ATGGCGGTCGAATCAGTGGTCGTGCGGCAGCGCGTCGAGGATCTGGATGCGGCCGTGCCGTTCTACGAGAAACTCACCGGGAGCACCGCATCCCGTTTCGCCTTTGCCGGGGTCACCCTGGCGAGCGTCGGCCCCTTCCTGCTGTTCAGCGGCCCGGATGAGGCTGCGCAGCGAGTTGCCGGTGTGGCGGCCACTCTGGCGGTGGCAGACCTGGACGCAGCGGTGAAGGAAGCGGTGGAGGGAGGCGCCGAGGTGGTGGTTCCCACCTCTCCGACACCCAACGGTCACCGCGTCGTACAGCGGCACCCCCCACGGCAGGGTTTACGAGTACGTCGGTCCCTGAACCTCCAGCCTGGGGCGTCTCCCACCGGCATCGCTTGGGGCATGTCGCTTCGAACAGCCGTTGTTGAGCCGGCTTCACCACGCCGCCTGTCCTGCCGCTGGGTGCACCGGATGCCGCGCGTGCCACGGTCACGGACCTGGTCCGGGCCGCGGAACGTCACCAGACCGCCGTGA
- a CDS encoding IPT/TIG domain-containing protein: MPITQNQGSTAGGQTVTVTGTDLGGATAVNFGTKPAAITGNTAGSVSVITPTGAGVVGVTVVTPGGVGGPEPFFYLPPPVILSVSPGSGPVAGGSTITISGRYLASATTVQFGGSTVTPTVVSDQELTVVSPTGAASTVALAVVTLGGTASTAFRFVDPPTATGFSPLSGLPAGGTLVGITGTNLLTTTGVTFGAVPATFAVLSDTEIAAMAPAHAPGTVTITVTTTGGNDAAPGTFLYLL; encoded by the coding sequence ATGCCGATCACTCAGAACCAGGGTTCAACCGCAGGGGGCCAGACAGTGACCGTGACCGGCACCGACCTCGGCGGTGCCACGGCGGTGAACTTCGGCACGAAGCCGGCCGCCATCACCGGCAACACGGCCGGCTCGGTCTCCGTCATCACACCGACGGGAGCCGGCGTGGTGGGGGTCACGGTCGTCACCCCCGGCGGCGTCGGCGGTCCAGAGCCCTTCTTCTATCTCCCGCCGCCGGTGATCCTGTCCGTGTCGCCGGGCTCGGGGCCGGTGGCAGGCGGCAGCACCATCACCATCTCCGGGCGGTACTTGGCCTCGGCGACCACCGTGCAGTTCGGTGGCTCGACGGTCACCCCGACGGTGGTGTCCGACCAGGAACTGACGGTCGTCTCGCCGACCGGTGCGGCCAGCACGGTGGCGCTGGCCGTGGTCACGCTTGGGGGGACGGCCAGCACCGCGTTCCGCTTCGTCGACCCGCCGACCGCGACCGGGTTCAGCCCGCTGAGCGGGCTGCCGGCCGGCGGCACCCTGGTCGGCATAACAGGAACGAACCTGCTGACCACCACCGGGGTGACCTTCGGCGCCGTCCCGGCCACCTTCGCCGTGCTCTCCGACACCGAGATCGCGGCCATGGCGCCGGCCCATGCGCCAGGGACAGTCACTATCACCGTCACCACCACCGGTGGCAACGACGCGGCGCCCGGGACCTTCCTGTACCTGTTGTGA